A DNA window from Streptomyces bacillaris contains the following coding sequences:
- a CDS encoding HAD family hydrolase gives MRYELVIFDNDGVLVDSEPIANTILAGYLTELGHPTSYEESLRDYMGAAMHRVHDLVEERSGEKLPDDFEATFYARTFSAFQEELVAVDGVEELLGKLVADGVDYCVASSGSHEKIRVGHRKTGLDQWFEEEWIFSSEDVGRGKPAPDLFLHAAERMGVAPERCVVIEDSPLGVEAARAAGMDVYGFTSMMPADRLTGVTGYFSDMAQLPELLA, from the coding sequence ATGCGCTACGAACTGGTCATCTTCGACAACGACGGTGTGCTCGTCGACAGTGAGCCCATCGCCAACACCATCCTCGCCGGCTACCTCACCGAACTCGGCCACCCCACCTCGTACGAGGAATCGCTCCGCGACTACATGGGGGCCGCCATGCACCGGGTGCACGACCTGGTGGAGGAGCGGAGCGGTGAGAAGCTCCCCGACGACTTCGAAGCCACCTTCTACGCCCGCACCTTTTCTGCTTTCCAGGAGGAACTGGTGGCCGTGGACGGGGTCGAGGAACTGCTCGGCAAGCTCGTCGCCGACGGGGTCGACTACTGCGTCGCCTCCTCCGGGAGCCACGAGAAGATCCGGGTCGGGCACCGGAAGACCGGGCTCGACCAGTGGTTCGAGGAGGAGTGGATCTTCAGCTCGGAGGATGTCGGGCGGGGCAAGCCGGCGCCGGACCTGTTTCTGCACGCCGCCGAGCGGATGGGCGTCGCGCCGGAGCGGTGCGTCGTCATCGAGGACAGTCCGCTCGGCGTCGAGGCGGCCCGGGCCGCGGGGATGGACGTGTACGGGTTCACCTCGATGATGCCCGCCGACCGGCTGACCGGAGTGACCGGGTACTTCTCGGACATGGCCCAACTCCCGGAACTGCTCGCCTGA
- a CDS encoding MFS transporter — MRRGRVALALSFGVQGVAFALLVTRIPALQDQYGISDGLLPAFLAAVPILAGVGSVLTEKVVTRVRPGTVLRWAQPLVLLALLGAGAGREMWQVAVALGVFGLAVGALDASMNMLGVSLQRAYGRSIMLGFHAAFSLGGIVGASLAWAGARWELSLFVSYLPVVAVLLPAALVGSRWYTEGKEKGKGNAPEPGSGGTGGALSFKLLLPLCLVMCFAYIGDSTVSNWSAKYLQDVLGSSEQLATVPYNVYMVTTLLGRAVGDLGVRRFGAVAVVRAGSLLAAGGFAVVAVAPGAWVGMAGFTLLGLGLCVIVPQTFAAAGRLFPGNSDAAVARLNIFNYVGFLVGSPLVGVLGDAWSYRGAMLVPMVLVLVTLVYARSFAAEGARYGGGHERPRTADVG; from the coding sequence CTGCGGCGCGGCAGGGTCGCTCTGGCGCTGAGCTTCGGCGTCCAGGGGGTGGCGTTCGCGCTCCTGGTGACGCGTATCCCCGCCCTCCAGGACCAGTACGGGATATCCGACGGACTGCTGCCCGCCTTCCTGGCCGCCGTTCCGATCCTGGCCGGCGTCGGCAGCGTACTCACCGAGAAGGTGGTCACCCGGGTGCGGCCGGGGACCGTTCTGCGGTGGGCCCAGCCACTCGTCCTGCTCGCCCTGCTCGGGGCGGGCGCCGGGCGGGAGATGTGGCAGGTCGCCGTGGCGCTCGGCGTCTTCGGGCTGGCCGTCGGGGCGCTGGACGCCTCGATGAACATGCTGGGCGTCAGCCTTCAGCGGGCGTACGGGCGGAGCATCATGCTCGGGTTCCACGCCGCGTTCAGCCTCGGCGGGATCGTGGGGGCCTCCCTGGCGTGGGCCGGGGCGCGGTGGGAGCTGTCGCTGTTCGTCTCGTACCTGCCGGTGGTGGCCGTGCTGCTGCCCGCCGCGCTGGTGGGCAGCCGGTGGTACACGGAGGGGAAGGAGAAGGGAAAGGGGAACGCGCCGGAGCCCGGCAGTGGCGGTACCGGCGGGGCGCTGTCCTTCAAGCTGTTGCTGCCGCTCTGCCTGGTGATGTGCTTCGCCTATATCGGTGACTCGACCGTCTCCAACTGGAGTGCCAAGTACCTCCAGGACGTGCTCGGCAGTTCGGAGCAGCTCGCGACCGTTCCGTACAACGTCTACATGGTGACGACGCTGCTGGGGCGGGCCGTCGGGGACCTCGGGGTGCGGCGGTTCGGGGCGGTGGCCGTGGTGCGGGCCGGGAGTCTGCTGGCGGCCGGCGGGTTCGCGGTGGTGGCGGTGGCGCCGGGGGCCTGGGTGGGGATGGCCGGATTCACCCTGCTGGGGCTCGGGCTCTGTGTGATCGTGCCGCAGACCTTCGCGGCGGCCGGGCGGCTCTTCCCGGGGAACAGCGACGCCGCCGTGGCCCGGCTCAATATCTTCAACTATGTGGGTTTCCTGGTGGGTTCGCCGCTGGTGGGGGTTCTGGGCGACGCGTGGAGTTATCGGGGCGCCATGCTCGTACCGATGGTTCTGGTGCTGGTGACGCTGGTGTATGCCCGCTCGTTCGCGGCGGAGGGCGCCCGATACGGTGGCGGGCATGAGCGGCCGCGCACAGCTGATGTGGGATGA